A stretch of Eschrichtius robustus isolate mEscRob2 chromosome 6, mEscRob2.pri, whole genome shotgun sequence DNA encodes these proteins:
- the GTPBP8 gene encoding GTP-binding protein 8 isoform X1, which yields MAARWLRLDVGRLFAVGAELGSGRRAYSTSQAFAEVLRLPSKQLTKLVFPLQELERHFVPGSRPDLHLKIFDPSLDDIARAESVFTASSRNRIEYLSSAVRLDHAPDLRRPEVCFIGRSNVGKSSLIKALFSLAPEVEVRVSKKPGHTKKMNFFKVGKYFTLVDMPGYGYRAPEDFVDMVETYLKERKNLMRTFLLVDSVVGIQKTDNIAIEMCEEFALPYVMVLTKIDKSSKGHLLKQVLQIQKFVDTKTQGCFPQLFPVRFLLNLPCSIFMIFLPQPISTLDHSRSENVLLFKSPKQQP from the exons ATGGCAGCACGCTGGTTGCGGCTTGACGTCGGCCGGCTGTTTGCggtgggggcagagctggggagcGGAAGACGAGCTTACAGCACGTCCCAGGCCTTCGCGGAGGTTCTACGGCTGCCCAGCAAGCAACTGACGAAGCTCGTGTTCCCACTGCAAGAACTCGAGCGGCATTTCGTCCCGGGCTCGAGGCCCGACCTTCACCTGAAGATCTTCGACCCGAGCCTGGATGACATCGCGAGGGCGGAGAGCGTCTTCACGGCCTCCTCGCGGAACCGCATCGAGTACCTCAGCTCCGCCGTGCGTCTCGACCACGCCCCGGACCTCCGCCGTCCTGAG GTGTGTTTTATAGGCAGAAGCAATGTTGGAAAATCCTCTCTAATAAAGGCTTTATTTTCACTTGCCCCAGAGGTTGAAGTTAGAGTCTCCAAAAAACCG GGCCacacaaagaaaatgaattttttcaaagttggaaaatattttacattgGTGGACATGCCAGGTTATGGCTATAGAGCACCTGAAGATTTTGTTGACATGGTAGAAACCTATCTAAAAGAACGAAAGaa TTTGATGAGAACATTTTTGTTAGTGGATAGTGTTGTTGGAATTCAAAAAACTGACAACATTGCCATAGAAATGTGTGAAGAATTTGCATTACCTTATGTG ATGGTATTGacaaaaattgacaaatcttccAAGGGACATCTTTTAAAACAAGTCCTTCAGATCCAGAAATTTGTTGACACTAAAACACAAGGATGTTTTCCTCAGTTGTTTCCTGTAAG ATTCTTGCTGAATCTTCCCTGTAGTATCTTCATGATCTTTCTACCTCAGCCTATTTCAACCCTAGACCACAGTAGAAGTGAAAacgttttactttttaaatcaccTAAACAACAGCCATAA